One stretch of Streptomyces sp. R21 DNA includes these proteins:
- a CDS encoding cytochrome P450 — translation MSDIIPTEFFTSPGPSPHANAAELRSRCPVHRIDVPPGAQAYAVLSNKVVEEALGDSRLSKQVENLPAEFRDKAVDNSLLVVGNLGFADPPRHTRLKEPIRRAFLPGTVARLASRIDDIVNDLIDAFPESGEIDLLSAFALPLPLTVICEYLGIPVEDRPLFQEWSYVLSQGPCTDGELKAASEEFSDYFTKLVAERRTDLRDDLLSAIIRARDEGVYSEQELLSTLLLLIIAGHKTVANMIGNGTALLLRHPEQLDMLRADPALIPPAIEEILRYEGSAAWASLRIAGEDMQLGGVDIPKGSFVHLSLSSAGHDPATYDDPETFDVTRSPNRHLSFGHGAHFCIGAPLARLQGQIAFSTLLRRLPQLALAVPPEEIAWLSDSSLSRGLEALPLRVGERLPR, via the coding sequence ATGTCGGACATCATTCCCACCGAGTTCTTCACCAGCCCCGGGCCCTCTCCGCACGCGAACGCGGCGGAGCTCAGGTCCCGATGTCCCGTTCACCGCATCGATGTTCCCCCCGGCGCCCAGGCGTACGCGGTCCTCTCCAACAAGGTCGTCGAGGAGGCACTCGGCGACTCGCGCCTGTCCAAGCAGGTCGAGAACCTTCCCGCCGAGTTCCGGGACAAGGCCGTGGACAACAGCCTCCTCGTGGTCGGCAACCTGGGGTTCGCCGACCCGCCCAGGCACACCCGGCTGAAGGAGCCGATCCGCCGGGCGTTCCTGCCGGGCACGGTCGCGCGGCTCGCATCGCGCATCGACGACATCGTCAACGATCTCATCGACGCCTTCCCGGAGTCCGGTGAGATCGATCTGCTGAGTGCTTTCGCTCTTCCGCTGCCGCTCACCGTCATCTGCGAGTACCTCGGGATTCCGGTCGAGGACAGGCCGCTGTTCCAGGAGTGGAGTTACGTCCTCAGCCAGGGTCCGTGCACGGACGGGGAACTGAAGGCGGCGAGCGAGGAGTTCTCGGACTACTTCACCAAGCTGGTGGCCGAGCGTCGCACGGACCTGCGGGATGACCTGCTGAGCGCGATCATCAGGGCCCGGGACGAGGGCGTGTACAGCGAGCAGGAGCTGCTCTCGACGCTCCTCCTGCTGATCATCGCCGGGCACAAGACCGTCGCCAACATGATCGGCAACGGAACGGCACTGCTGCTCCGCCATCCCGAGCAACTGGACATGCTCCGCGCCGATCCCGCGCTGATTCCCCCGGCGATCGAGGAGATCCTCCGCTACGAGGGTTCGGCAGCCTGGGCCTCGCTGCGGATCGCGGGAGAGGACATGCAGCTCGGGGGAGTGGACATACCCAAGGGGAGCTTCGTACACCTGTCGCTGTCCAGTGCGGGTCACGATCCCGCGACGTACGACGATCCGGAGACCTTCGACGTCACCCGCTCACCGAACCGCCATCTGTCCTTCGGCCATGGTGCGCACTTCTGCATCGGCGCCCCGCTGGCCCGGCTCCAGGGACAGATCGCCTTCTCCACGCTGCTGCGCCGACTGCCGCAGTTGGCACTCGCGGTACCTCCGGAGGAGATTGCCTGGCTCTCCGACAGTTCGCTCAGCCGGGGCCTTGAGGCCCTTCCCCTGCGCGTGGGGGAGAGGTTGCCGCGATGA
- a CDS encoding 2-dehydropantoate 2-reductase, whose translation MTESGGPAIAVAGAGAVGTYFGGRLAAAGHDVRFLARGENLAALRRGGLRVTNGSSGWSVPRVRASDDAHDLGQVDYVLLCVKTSQLPAAVDALGPLLGENTAVVTVQNGVEAPEQVAAGIGRARVLPGMARVVATAVGPGEVRHVGPPGALGFAEWDSAVSDRVVRLRTVLRDASVTVTEPRDIWAALWAKFLLVVPVGSLGAVTGGATIGELRSRPGTRNMLIAGMREIHETGIKLGIELPADCVDTATELMDRQSPDATSSLQRDILAGGPSELEAWTGAAVRLAGRAGLTAPVHEMLYELLAMREATGRRGR comes from the coding sequence ATGACGGAATCAGGCGGCCCGGCCATCGCCGTGGCGGGCGCCGGCGCGGTAGGCACCTACTTCGGTGGCCGGCTCGCCGCTGCGGGGCACGATGTGCGATTCCTGGCTCGCGGTGAGAACCTCGCCGCGCTCAGGCGAGGGGGACTGCGCGTCACCAACGGCTCAAGTGGCTGGAGCGTGCCCAGGGTTCGGGCGTCCGACGACGCGCACGACCTCGGCCAGGTCGACTACGTGCTGCTCTGCGTCAAGACGTCGCAGTTGCCGGCGGCCGTCGACGCACTGGGCCCACTGCTCGGCGAGAACACCGCCGTCGTCACCGTGCAGAACGGAGTGGAGGCTCCTGAGCAGGTCGCCGCCGGGATCGGCCGCGCACGGGTACTCCCCGGCATGGCCCGAGTCGTCGCCACGGCGGTCGGTCCGGGCGAGGTGCGGCATGTGGGTCCCCCCGGTGCGCTGGGTTTCGCCGAGTGGGACAGCGCTGTGTCCGACCGGGTGGTTCGGCTGCGCACGGTGCTGCGTGACGCCTCGGTGACCGTGACGGAGCCGCGCGACATCTGGGCCGCGCTGTGGGCGAAGTTCCTGTTGGTGGTTCCGGTCGGCAGCCTTGGAGCCGTCACCGGCGGCGCGACCATCGGCGAACTCCGCTCACGGCCCGGTACCCGGAACATGCTGATCGCCGGCATGCGGGAAATACACGAGACCGGGATCAAGCTCGGGATCGAGCTGCCCGCGGACTGCGTCGACACGGCGACGGAGCTCATGGACCGTCAGTCGCCCGACGCCACCTCCTCGCTGCAACGGGACATCCTGGCGGGAGGGCCGTCGGAGCTCGAAGCGTGGACGGGGGCCGCCGTTCGCCTCGCCGGCCGCGCGGGCCTGACCGCGCCGGTCCACGAGATGCTCTACGAGCTGCTCGCCATGCGTGAAGCCACGGGGAGGCGCGGACGATGA
- a CDS encoding histidinol-phosphate transaminase, which produces MNVRSAERGTLRDMTAYRVMESSYTAGSPRITFDLSSNELAHPPLPTVLAGVQECLPRLGRYPDPTARELTEEIAGHLCLSPDEVAVGPGSAGALQQVLLALCGEGDEVVYAWPGFDAYPLLVAVSGATSVRVPLTESGDHDLDEIRARVGARTRVVILCSPHNPTGSVIDQGKLHGFLRSLPDRVIAVVDEAYVEFERGGDPPGVPTVLRENGNAVILRTFSKAYGLAGLRVGYAAGPRQVMATVRKTAIPFGVTRLAERAAILSLRSPAQLRDRMAAVITARAELTAGLRELGLPVLPSRGNFVWLPLTSAAESFARTAAMAGVKVRAFPGHGVRITVGEAEAHRILLTALGHRDRGN; this is translated from the coding sequence ATGAACGTGAGATCCGCCGAACGCGGCACGCTGCGGGACATGACGGCCTACCGGGTCATGGAGTCGTCGTACACCGCAGGAAGCCCGCGCATCACCTTCGACCTCTCCAGCAACGAACTCGCTCATCCACCGCTGCCCACCGTGCTTGCCGGTGTCCAGGAATGCCTGCCACGGCTCGGCCGCTATCCCGACCCGACGGCACGGGAGTTGACCGAGGAGATCGCCGGGCATCTGTGCCTCTCCCCGGACGAGGTGGCCGTAGGTCCCGGAAGTGCGGGCGCGCTCCAGCAGGTCCTGCTCGCACTGTGCGGCGAGGGCGACGAAGTCGTCTACGCATGGCCGGGGTTCGACGCGTACCCGCTGCTGGTCGCCGTTTCCGGCGCCACCAGCGTCCGTGTGCCGCTGACCGAGTCCGGGGATCACGACCTCGACGAGATCCGTGCCCGGGTGGGTGCGCGGACCAGGGTGGTGATCCTTTGCTCGCCGCACAACCCGACGGGATCCGTCATCGACCAGGGAAAGTTGCACGGTTTCCTGCGTTCGTTGCCGGATCGGGTCATCGCGGTCGTCGACGAGGCCTACGTGGAGTTCGAGCGGGGCGGTGATCCTCCGGGTGTGCCGACGGTGCTGCGGGAGAACGGCAACGCCGTGATACTCCGCACCTTCTCCAAGGCGTACGGCCTGGCCGGCCTGCGGGTCGGTTATGCGGCCGGACCACGGCAGGTCATGGCCACCGTCCGCAAGACGGCCATACCTTTCGGGGTGACGCGCCTCGCTGAACGAGCCGCAATCCTGTCCTTGCGCAGTCCGGCCCAACTGCGGGACCGCATGGCGGCAGTGATCACGGCACGTGCGGAACTGACCGCCGGTCTCAGGGAATTGGGGCTGCCCGTCCTGCCCTCTCGAGGCAACTTCGTCTGGCTCCCGCTCACTTCGGCCGCCGAATCCTTCGCCCGGACCGCAGCCATGGCAGGGGTAAAGGTCCGAGCGTTTCCGGGGCACGGCGTGCGCATCACGGTCGGAGAGGCCGAAGCGCATCGAATCCTGCTGACCGCGCTCGGCCACAGGGATCGCGGAAACTGA
- a CDS encoding RiPP maturation radical SAM C-methyltransferase — translation MIAMPWQGLNTPSSALGILGPCVRRQAAGWTVEELYANLGWAECLMRESNGSITTEDYGNIADQVFHGVGDWVFTSALYDVDTYQAAEYAEFLEQRDMDPALAVQMQKYARGFVRDLAAEIAADPPDVVGFTTTFMQNVPCLALARELKKLAPDIITVIGGSNCDGVQGPALHRNFEQLDFVISGEGERSLPALLNRIAKGRSVADVPGLSWRDDAGQTVVNPPHQGAIPFAAVPAPDYDGYFQALEKSSLRHHVRPMLVLETSRGCWWGEAHQCTFCGLNGSNIDFRSKAPERIAQEVQDLAERYRVLDLVMVDNILDMKYLKTAMPALAALDCDLRIHYEIKSNMNRDQLSKLKEANVLFVQPGIESLSSNVLRIMDKGVSAAHNVRMLRDGQDLGLNVTWSILYGFPGETEDEYRGLLKKMATLEHLEPPSGAWRIALERFSPYFEDPTQGFMFRRPSEIYDFIYQIPRNDLYDMVFFFDTSVQGISGSIEDDVKQACEEWAKAYPQSTLTCWSDDRGRVVIEDHRASWPEEVIELDEVQSNVYLGMSQCAALEGIRRRLAEGGHVVGDEQLEEMLRYFVDRGLAFEDEGRYVSVALEIDPYRRKLVGGKEVAASL, via the coding sequence ATGATCGCAATGCCGTGGCAAGGGCTCAACACCCCCTCCAGCGCACTGGGAATTCTGGGGCCGTGCGTCCGCCGACAGGCCGCAGGCTGGACCGTCGAGGAGCTGTACGCCAACCTCGGCTGGGCCGAGTGCCTGATGCGTGAGAGCAACGGCTCCATCACGACGGAGGATTACGGGAACATCGCCGACCAGGTCTTCCACGGCGTGGGTGACTGGGTGTTCACGTCAGCGCTGTACGACGTGGACACTTATCAGGCCGCCGAGTACGCCGAGTTCCTCGAGCAGCGGGACATGGATCCGGCGCTCGCTGTCCAGATGCAGAAGTACGCCCGGGGATTCGTCCGGGATCTCGCGGCGGAGATCGCCGCTGATCCGCCCGACGTCGTCGGGTTCACGACGACGTTCATGCAGAACGTGCCGTGTCTCGCACTGGCCAGGGAGCTGAAGAAGCTCGCTCCGGACATCATCACGGTGATCGGCGGCAGCAACTGCGACGGAGTGCAGGGTCCCGCCCTGCACCGGAACTTCGAGCAGCTCGACTTCGTGATCAGTGGTGAGGGCGAGCGGTCGCTGCCCGCGTTGCTGAACCGCATCGCCAAGGGCCGGAGTGTGGCCGATGTTCCGGGGCTCAGCTGGCGCGACGACGCGGGGCAGACGGTGGTGAATCCGCCGCACCAGGGGGCCATCCCGTTCGCCGCGGTGCCCGCACCCGACTACGACGGCTACTTCCAGGCGCTCGAGAAGTCGTCCCTGCGCCACCACGTCCGTCCGATGCTGGTGCTGGAGACCTCCCGCGGCTGCTGGTGGGGAGAGGCCCACCAGTGCACGTTCTGCGGCCTGAACGGATCGAACATCGACTTCCGAAGCAAGGCCCCTGAGCGCATCGCCCAGGAGGTCCAGGACCTGGCCGAGCGATACCGGGTCCTCGACCTGGTCATGGTCGACAACATCCTCGACATGAAGTACCTCAAGACGGCGATGCCTGCGCTGGCCGCCCTCGACTGCGATCTGCGCATCCACTACGAGATCAAGTCCAATATGAACCGGGACCAGTTGAGCAAGCTGAAAGAGGCGAACGTCCTCTTCGTACAGCCCGGAATCGAGAGCCTGAGCAGCAATGTGCTGCGGATCATGGACAAGGGCGTCAGCGCCGCGCACAACGTACGGATGCTGCGGGACGGGCAGGATCTCGGGCTCAACGTGACCTGGAGCATCCTCTACGGCTTCCCCGGTGAGACCGAGGACGAATACCGCGGACTGCTCAAGAAAATGGCCACACTTGAGCACCTCGAGCCGCCGAGCGGGGCCTGGCGCATCGCGCTGGAGCGCTTCAGCCCGTACTTCGAGGATCCCACCCAGGGATTCATGTTCCGCCGTCCGTCGGAGATCTACGACTTCATCTACCAGATCCCACGGAACGACCTGTACGACATGGTCTTCTTCTTCGACACCAGCGTCCAGGGCATCTCGGGTTCCATCGAGGACGACGTGAAGCAGGCATGCGAGGAATGGGCCAAGGCATACCCGCAGTCCACCCTCACCTGCTGGAGCGACGACCGCGGCAGGGTCGTCATCGAAGACCACCGTGCCAGCTGGCCGGAGGAAGTGATCGAGCTGGACGAGGTCCAGAGCAATGTGTACCTCGGCATGTCCCAGTGCGCCGCCCTGGAGGGCATACGCCGGCGGCTCGCCGAGGGCGGACACGTCGTCGGGGACGAGCAACTCGAAGAGATGCTCCGCTACTTCGTCGATCGAGGCCTGGCCTTCGAGGACGAGGGCCGCTACGTGAGCGTCGCACTGGAGATCGACCCGTACCGCCGAAAGCTGGTCGGCGGCAAGGAGGTGGCGGCATCGCTATGA
- a CDS encoding DUF5825 family protein, translating into MNALMDIAELRARGSDEGRVRVGGRPGSATLTLGYDWAELPTATELAALLPRVPVAAVRLAEPVDLSVLPAHVIVRIIALLRECSSVGAQVTWSLTLGAEQLDLIPHLDHLPAPNSITVSEQGTAYIEEWRSSGNFGLLYFRRGSTFLSVVDQRPESSGEFIMDDPTVIEAFFHCLEGRAWADVIRHPGRAAAARDLVSRGLIMRVGDHCVTLPVHMRSWPLGAALLGGTLASAGKKRDDAAE; encoded by the coding sequence ATGAACGCGCTGATGGACATCGCCGAACTCAGGGCACGAGGCTCGGACGAAGGACGCGTACGGGTCGGAGGCCGGCCCGGGTCCGCGACGCTGACCCTCGGCTACGACTGGGCCGAACTTCCCACGGCCACCGAGCTGGCGGCGCTCCTGCCCCGGGTGCCCGTCGCCGCCGTACGACTGGCCGAGCCCGTCGACCTCTCGGTACTCCCCGCTCATGTGATCGTGCGGATCATCGCGTTGCTCCGCGAATGCTCCTCCGTCGGTGCCCAGGTCACCTGGTCACTGACCCTGGGCGCGGAACAGCTCGACCTGATCCCGCACCTCGATCACCTGCCCGCCCCCAACAGCATCACGGTGTCGGAGCAGGGAACCGCATACATCGAGGAGTGGCGGTCGTCCGGCAACTTCGGCCTCCTCTACTTCCGCAGAGGCTCGACATTCCTGTCCGTGGTCGACCAACGCCCCGAATCCAGCGGCGAGTTCATCATGGACGATCCCACCGTGATCGAGGCCTTCTTCCACTGTCTGGAGGGACGCGCCTGGGCCGACGTGATCCGGCACCCGGGCCGTGCCGCCGCCGCACGGGACCTGGTGAGCAGGGGCCTGATCATGCGCGTCGGGGATCATTGCGTGACACTTCCCGTGCACATGCGCTCATGGCCCCTGGGCGCGGCCCTCCTGGGCGGAACCCTGGCGTCGGCGGGGAAGAAGCGGGACGACGCCGCGGAATAG
- a CDS encoding class I SAM-dependent methyltransferase translates to MSHEDQRPPAAVLFDALGPDYEKAFAHAPAHLSALEWLIERLPPAARTLDVGSGTGRPTAAALTGAGHSVLGVDVSPVMVEVAARQVPQAEFRCADIRDLPLKADSFDGVCVFFSLLQMTRAEQSALTRRLTLALRPGGHLVLATVPADVEDVEFVFMGQPVRATSFAEEDFIGMVEGAGLTVLSRHSTTFAPDHPSAGPEPHLFLHCRRDATGR, encoded by the coding sequence GTGAGCCACGAGGACCAACGGCCGCCCGCCGCCGTGCTGTTCGACGCGCTGGGCCCCGACTACGAGAAGGCGTTCGCCCACGCCCCCGCCCACCTGTCGGCGCTGGAGTGGCTGATCGAGCGGCTGCCGCCCGCCGCGCGGACACTGGACGTGGGCAGCGGCACCGGGCGGCCCACCGCAGCCGCGCTCACCGGGGCCGGACACTCGGTGCTGGGCGTCGACGTCTCCCCCGTCATGGTCGAAGTCGCCGCCCGTCAGGTCCCCCAGGCCGAGTTCCGCTGCGCCGACATCCGGGATCTCCCGCTCAAGGCGGACTCGTTCGACGGCGTGTGCGTGTTCTTCTCGCTGCTGCAGATGACCCGCGCCGAGCAGTCGGCTCTGACGCGGCGCCTGACCCTGGCCCTGAGGCCCGGCGGGCACCTGGTGCTGGCCACCGTGCCCGCGGACGTGGAAGACGTCGAGTTCGTCTTCATGGGCCAGCCGGTCCGCGCGACGAGCTTCGCCGAGGAGGACTTCATCGGCATGGTGGAGGGGGCGGGGCTGACGGTGTTGTCCCGGCACAGCACCACCTTCGCCCCGGACCACCCCAGCGCCGGACCCGAGCCCCACCTCTTCCTGCACTGCCGCCGCGACGCGACCGGGCGCTGA
- the pgm gene encoding phosphoglucomutase (alpha-D-glucose-1,6-bisphosphate-dependent), which produces MQDARAGQVAGPEDLIDVARLVTAYYALHPDPAEPGQRVAFGTSGHRGSSLVAAFNEDHIAATSQAICEYRTAQGTDGPLFLGADTHALSEPARITALEVFAANDVSVLIDQADGYTPTPAVSHAILTHNRARTSGLADGVVVTPSHNPPADGGFKYNPPSGGPAGSEATAWIQDRANEIITGGLKDVRRIPYARALAAPGTGRHDFLSAYVADLPNVLDLEAIRAAGVRIGADPLGGASVAYWGRIAEQHRLDLTVVNPLTDPTWRFMTLDWDGKIRMDCSSPYAMASLIEQRDRFDIATGNDADADRHGIVTPDGGLMNPNHYLAVAISYLFSHREQWPAGAGIGKTLVSSSMIDRVAADVGRPLVEVPVGFKWFVDGLSDGTLGFGGEESAGASFLRRDGSVWTTDKDGILLALLASEITAVTGKTPSQHYTQLTDRFGAPAYARVDAPASREEKALLAKLSPSQVTADTLAGEPVTTVLTEAPGNGAALGGIKVATTNAWFAARPSGTEDVYKIYAESFLGPDHLHRIQQEARSVVLAALGT; this is translated from the coding sequence ATGCAGGACGCGCGAGCGGGGCAGGTCGCCGGGCCCGAGGACCTCATCGATGTGGCCCGCCTGGTCACGGCGTACTACGCGCTGCACCCCGACCCGGCCGAGCCTGGGCAACGGGTGGCGTTCGGCACCTCGGGACACCGTGGCTCGTCCCTCGTGGCGGCGTTCAACGAGGACCACATCGCGGCCACCAGCCAGGCCATCTGCGAGTACCGCACCGCCCAGGGCACCGACGGCCCCCTGTTCCTGGGCGCCGACACCCACGCCCTGTCCGAGCCCGCGCGGATCACGGCGCTGGAGGTGTTCGCCGCCAACGACGTCAGCGTCCTCATCGACCAGGCCGACGGCTACACGCCCACCCCGGCGGTCTCGCACGCCATCCTCACCCACAACCGCGCTCGCACGTCCGGCCTCGCCGACGGCGTGGTGGTCACCCCCTCGCACAACCCGCCTGCCGACGGCGGTTTCAAGTACAACCCGCCGAGCGGCGGCCCCGCCGGTTCCGAGGCGACCGCCTGGATCCAGGACCGCGCCAACGAGATCATCACCGGCGGCCTGAAGGACGTACGGCGCATCCCGTACGCCCGCGCCCTGGCCGCACCCGGCACCGGCCGCCACGACTTCCTCAGCGCCTATGTCGCAGACCTTCCCAACGTGCTGGACCTGGAGGCGATCCGGGCCGCCGGCGTACGCATCGGCGCCGATCCGCTCGGCGGCGCCTCCGTCGCCTACTGGGGCCGTATCGCCGAACAGCACCGGCTCGACTTGACGGTGGTGAACCCGCTCACCGACCCCACCTGGCGCTTCATGACGCTGGACTGGGACGGCAAGATCCGCATGGACTGCTCCTCGCCGTACGCGATGGCTTCGCTCATCGAGCAGCGCGACCGGTTCGACATCGCCACCGGCAACGACGCCGACGCCGACCGGCACGGCATCGTCACGCCGGACGGGGGCCTGATGAACCCCAACCACTATCTGGCCGTGGCGATTTCTTACCTCTTCTCCCACCGGGAGCAGTGGCCCGCGGGCGCCGGAATCGGCAAGACCCTGGTGTCGTCCAGCATGATCGACCGGGTCGCGGCGGACGTCGGCCGGCCGCTGGTCGAAGTCCCGGTCGGATTCAAGTGGTTCGTGGACGGACTGTCCGACGGCACGCTCGGCTTCGGCGGCGAGGAGTCGGCGGGCGCGTCCTTCCTGCGCCGCGACGGCTCGGTGTGGACCACCGACAAGGACGGCATCCTCCTGGCGCTGCTGGCCTCCGAGATCACGGCGGTCACGGGCAAGACCCCCTCACAGCACTACACCCAGCTCACCGACCGCTTCGGCGCCCCCGCCTACGCCCGCGTCGACGCCCCGGCCTCCCGCGAGGAGAAGGCGCTGCTCGCCAAGCTGTCCCCGAGCCAGGTCACCGCCGACACCCTCGCCGGCGAGCCCGTCACCACGGTGCTCACCGAGGCCCCCGGCAACGGCGCAGCCCTCGGCGGGATCAAGGTCGCCACCACCAACGCCTGGTTCGCGGCCCGCCCTTCAGGCACCGAGGACGTCTACAAAATCTACGCGGAGTCCTTCCTCGGCCCGGACCACCTGCACCGGATCCAGCAGGAAGCCAGGTCCGTGGTGCTCGCTGCGCTGGGCACCTGA